The genomic interval GGCATCTACATCCGCGAGGACTTCGGCGGCACAGGACTCGCCCGCGTCGACACCGTCGCGATCTTCGAGGAGCTCGCCAAGGGCGACCCGGCTGTGGCCGCGTACATCTCGATCCACAACATGGTCGCGTGGATGATCGACACGTACGGCGACGAGGCGCAGCGCGGCCAGTGGCTGCCGAAGCTCACCGCGATGGAGGAGTTCGGCGGGTACTGCCTCACTGAGCCGGGCGCGGGATCGGATGCTGCGAACATCGCCACCAGCGCGACGCGTGACGGCGACGATTATCTGCTCACGGGTGTGAAGCAGTTCATCTCCGGTGCGGGCGAGGCCGCGGTGTACGTCGTGATGGCGCGCACCGGCGACGCCGGCTCTGGGGCCAAGGGGATCAGCGCCTTCCTCGTCCCGGGCGACGCCGAGGGGCTCAGCTTCGGCGCCCCGGAGAAGAAGATGGGCTGGCACGCCCAGCCCACCCGCCAGGTGATCTTCGACGGGCTGCGCGTTCCAGCATCCGCCATGCTCGGTGACGAGGGCCGCGGATTCGCGATCGCGATGTCGGCGCTCAACGGCGGCCGTCTCAACATCGCCGCCTGCTCGCTCGGCGGCGCGCAGTGGGCACTCGAGAAGGCCGTGCAGTACGTGCACGAGCGGGTCGCCTTCGGTGAGCCGCTGGCCGAGAAGCAGTCGATCCTGTTCACGATCGCCGACATGCGCACCGAGCTGCAGGCCGCGCGACTGATGGTGCGCGATGGTGCGCAGGCGGTGGATGAGAAGGCGCCGGATGCCACGATGCGCTGCGCCATGGCCAAGCGCTTCGCCACTGATGCCGGATTCGATGTCGCCAACAAGGCCCTTCAGCTGCACGGCGGCTACGGGTACCTTCAGGACTACGGGGTCGAGAGGGTCGTGCGTGACCTGCGCGTGCACCAGATCCTGGAAGGGACGAACGAGATCATGCGACTCATCGTCGGGCGAGAGATGCTGCGCCCTGCCGGATCCGCCTCCCTCCAGCGAAGCGGCGGAAATCAGATGCGGAGCGCGTCATGACGCGCATCGCATTCCTCGGCCTTGGCCACATGGGCCTGCCGATGGCTGTGAACCTGGTCAAGGCCGGGCACGAGGTGCGCGGCTACGATCCGGTTCCTGCGGCCGTCGAGGCCGCATCGGCGGCAGGCGTGCCGGTCGCCTCGTTCGGCATCGATGCGGTCGCCGGCACTGAGGTCGTCATCACGATGTTCCCCGCCGGCAAGCACGTGATCGCCGCGTATCAGGACGGCGTGCTCGCGGCTGCTGATCCTGGCACGCTGTTCATCGAGTCGTCGACCATCGCGGTCGATGAGGCGCGCACCGCGCACGAGATGGCGCTCGAGGCCGGTCACCGCAGTATCGACGCTCCCGTCTCAGGTGGCGTGGTGGGGGCCGAGAACGGCACGCTCGCGTTCATGGTGGGCGGCTCGGATGCTGACTTCGCGGCCGCTCTGCCGCTGCTGGAGGTCATGGGCAAGCGCATCGTGCACTGCGGCGGGCCTGGCCTCGGCCAGGCCGCGAAGGTCTGCAACAACATGGTGCTGGCGGTCTCGCAGATCGCCGTCGCCGAGGCCTTCGTGCTCGGGGAGCGGCTTGGTCTCGAGCATCAGGCACTGTTCGACGTGGTGTCGCAGGCCTCGGGTCAGTGCTGGTCGATCACGACCAACTGCCCCGTGCCGGGGCCGGTGCCCACGAGCCCTGCGAACCGCGACTACCAGCCCGGCTTCGCCGGTGCCCTGATGGCGAAGGACCTCGGACTCGCACTGCAGGCGATCGAGCAGACCTCGACGGATGCCAGGATGGGCCGACTCGCGCAGGAGCTCTACGCCGCGTTCGCCGCCGGTGACGGTGCGCATCGGGACTTCTCGGGCATCATCACCGACATCCGCGCCGGCGAAGTCTGATTCCGGCCGGACATCCTGCACAGAAATCCCCGATCCGCACACGGAATGGGGATTCGGTGTGCTGTGCGGGAAGAAGTGTGCAGGCGTGCACGACCCGAGGCGGCTGCGCCGCCTGGGATACTGGAGGGGCCGCAGCGTCGCGGCGGATGGAGTGAAGATGCCTGAAGAGAATGTCGCCGAGTACGAGACGATCCTCGTCGAACAACGAGGACGGGTGGGCTGGATCACCCTCAACAGGCCGGAGGCGCTCAACGCGCTGAACCGTCAGGTCGCCGTGGAAGTCGCCGGTGCGGCCGAGGCGTTCGACGCTGATGACGGCATCGGCGCGATCGTCGTCACGGGGTCGGAGAAGGCGTTCGCCGCTGGAGCCGACATCAAGGAGATGGAGTCGAAGACAGCATCCGAGATGCTCGAGACCGACCACTTCGGCGCGTGGACCCGTTTCGCGGCGGTGCGCACTCCTGTCATCGCCGCCGTCTCCGGATACGCTCTCGGCGGCGGATGCGAGGTCGCGATGATGTGCGACATCATCCTCGCCGCCGACTCGGCTCGTTTCGGTCAGCCCGAGATCAACCTCGGCGTCATCCCTGGCATGGGCGGCACGCAGCGCCTGATCCGCGCGGTCGGCTACTACAAGGCGGCCGAGCTGATCCTGTCTGGCCGCATGATCGCGGCCGATGAGGCGGAGCGCATCGGCCTCGTGTCGCGCGTCGTCCCGGCATCCGATCTGCTCGATGAGGCGGGGAAGCTCGCCGAGACGATCGCATCGAAGTCGCTGCCTTCGCTGTACGCGGCGAAGGCGACGCTGGATGCCGCCATGGAGACGTCTCTGGCAGATGGTGTCCTGGTCGAGAAGCAGCAGTTCGCCGCCCTGTTCGACACGGCCGACCAGAAGGAGGGGATGGCTGCGTTCCGCGAGA from Microbacterium sp. H1-D42 carries:
- a CDS encoding acyl-CoA dehydrogenase family protein, producing MTPVTTPTAVSAEEREAILGAVRDFAESELAPYAAERDEKHIFPRESLHKAGELGLGGIYIREDFGGTGLARVDTVAIFEELAKGDPAVAAYISIHNMVAWMIDTYGDEAQRGQWLPKLTAMEEFGGYCLTEPGAGSDAANIATSATRDGDDYLLTGVKQFISGAGEAAVYVVMARTGDAGSGAKGISAFLVPGDAEGLSFGAPEKKMGWHAQPTRQVIFDGLRVPASAMLGDEGRGFAIAMSALNGGRLNIAACSLGGAQWALEKAVQYVHERVAFGEPLAEKQSILFTIADMRTELQAARLMVRDGAQAVDEKAPDATMRCAMAKRFATDAGFDVANKALQLHGGYGYLQDYGVERVVRDLRVHQILEGTNEIMRLIVGREMLRPAGSASLQRSGGNQMRSAS
- the mmsB gene encoding 3-hydroxyisobutyrate dehydrogenase — translated: MTRIAFLGLGHMGLPMAVNLVKAGHEVRGYDPVPAAVEAASAAGVPVASFGIDAVAGTEVVITMFPAGKHVIAAYQDGVLAAADPGTLFIESSTIAVDEARTAHEMALEAGHRSIDAPVSGGVVGAENGTLAFMVGGSDADFAAALPLLEVMGKRIVHCGGPGLGQAAKVCNNMVLAVSQIAVAEAFVLGERLGLEHQALFDVVSQASGQCWSITTNCPVPGPVPTSPANRDYQPGFAGALMAKDLGLALQAIEQTSTDARMGRLAQELYAAFAAGDGAHRDFSGIITDIRAGEV
- a CDS encoding enoyl-CoA hydratase-related protein, encoding MPEENVAEYETILVEQRGRVGWITLNRPEALNALNRQVAVEVAGAAEAFDADDGIGAIVVTGSEKAFAAGADIKEMESKTASEMLETDHFGAWTRFAAVRTPVIAAVSGYALGGGCEVAMMCDIILAADSARFGQPEINLGVIPGMGGTQRLIRAVGYYKAAELILSGRMIAADEAERIGLVSRVVPASDLLDEAGKLAETIASKSLPSLYAAKATLDAAMETSLADGVLVEKQQFAALFDTADQKEGMAAFREKRPPHFHHR